The Patescibacteria group bacterium genome window below encodes:
- a CDS encoding L,D-transpeptidase family protein, whose product MKYLLSLLLITLLVSTSFLPSFSLAAEPLVDSDKDGLVDYLEVLFGTDPNNPDTDGDGYVDGLEVAMGYDPLNPLPVKLEKTILIDTKKQELYQQLKGITIRTHTVSTGKPSMPTPKGEFTIANKIPRAWSKAYGLWMPFWMGFKNTRVGIHELPEWPNGYKEGSNHLGQAVSHGCIRLAPVAAKIVYDWTEVGTKVIVK is encoded by the coding sequence ATGAAATATTTACTTTCCTTACTTTTAATTACTCTTTTGGTTAGTACCAGCTTTCTACCTTCGTTTTCTTTAGCCGCTGAACCTTTAGTGGATTCAGATAAAGACGGACTGGTAGATTATTTAGAGGTTCTGTTTGGCACAGATCCCAATAACCCAGACACTGACGGAGACGGTTATGTGGATGGTTTGGAGGTGGCTATGGGTTATGATCCTCTTAACCCTTTACCGGTTAAACTTGAAAAAACCATTCTAATAGACACTAAAAAGCAAGAGCTTTACCAACAATTAAAAGGTATTACCATAAGGACTCATACCGTTTCCACCGGCAAGCCGTCCATGCCAACCCCCAAAGGGGAGTTTACCATTGCCAATAAAATACCAAGGGCTTGGTCTAAAGCCTATGGACTTTGGATGCCTTTTTGGATGGGTTTTAAAAATACCAGAGTAGGTATACACGAACTACCAGAATGGCCTAATGGCTACAAAGAAGGCTCTAACCATCTTGGGCAAGCGGTTTCCCATGGTTGTATTAGATTAGCTCCAGTAGCGGCTAAAATAGTCTATGACTGGACTGAAGTTGGTACTAAGGTAATTGTTAAATAA
- a CDS encoding cysteine desulfurase family protein encodes MIYLDHSATTPLDPLVFKTMEPYLTKDFANPASVHSLGQKALKALDDSRFMIGKILEIDKPSDLIFTSGATEANNLLIKGVVLENLTKLEKSNRKLNRKKGEYKKVHIITTAIEHDSVIEPCRTLALDDRVEVTYLPTDKKGIVSVNSLIKALKPNTILVSIGYVNSEIGVIQPINKLGRALKKYNKHVYKTWLNASTRKRGDKPQPIIFHTDATQAPNYLNCSVKSLLVDAMSLSAHKLYGPKGVGALYFNHNFSLSPLLNGGHQEKNLRSGTVNVPGAIGLATALSLADKKRSFEVKRLKVLRIFFLRELHKNSVGYKLNTPLKESVPGHINLSFKKIALSGEALLVALDEKGIAVSTGSACAAGSVSVSRVLKALGLSDKEAGRSIRLTMGRLTGKKEIIKIVAVLKRLQRLKSNHSTK; translated from the coding sequence ATGATTTATCTGGATCACAGCGCTACTACCCCTCTTGACCCTTTAGTTTTTAAGACTATGGAGCCGTATCTTACCAAAGACTTTGCTAACCCTGCTTCAGTGCATAGTCTTGGACAAAAAGCTTTAAAAGCTTTGGATGATTCAAGATTTATGATCGGGAAAATATTAGAGATAGACAAACCTTCTGATCTTATCTTTACCTCAGGAGCCACTGAAGCTAATAATCTTTTAATTAAGGGGGTTGTGCTTGAGAATTTAACAAAATTAGAAAAGTCAAATAGGAAGTTAAATCGTAAAAAAGGGGAGTATAAAAAGGTTCATATTATTACCACGGCCATTGAACATGATTCTGTTATTGAGCCTTGTCGGACTTTGGCTTTGGATGACAGGGTTGAGGTAACTTATTTACCAACAGATAAGAAGGGGATTGTCTCGGTTAACTCTTTAATTAAAGCTTTAAAACCTAACACAATCTTAGTATCCATTGGTTATGTTAACAGCGAGATCGGAGTTATCCAGCCAATTAATAAACTTGGGCGAGCCTTAAAAAAATATAATAAGCATGTTTACAAAACCTGGCTTAACGCTTCAACGCGCAAAAGAGGAGATAAACCACAACCCATTATCTTTCATACCGACGCCACCCAAGCACCTAATTACTTAAACTGTTCAGTTAAGAGCCTCTTAGTAGACGCTATGAGTTTATCTGCTCATAAACTATATGGACCAAAAGGTGTGGGAGCTCTTTATTTTAATCATAATTTTTCTTTATCGCCCCTTTTAAACGGTGGTCACCAAGAAAAGAATCTTCGTTCCGGTACGGTTAATGTACCAGGAGCTATTGGCTTAGCCACTGCCTTATCTTTAGCTGATAAAAAAAGATCTTTTGAAGTTAAAAGATTAAAGGTTTTACGTATCTTTTTCCTTAGGGAGTTGCATAAAAACTCAGTTGGTTATAAGCTAAATACGCCACTTAAAGAGAGTGTACCAGGGCATATAAATCTAAGTTTTAAGAAAATAGCTCTATCGGGTGAGGCTTTGTTAGTAGCTTTAGACGAAAAAGGTATAGCTGTTTCCACTGGCTCAGCCTGTGCTGCTGGCTCAGTATCTGTCTCCAGGGTTTTAAAAGCTTTGGGGTTATCTGATAAAGAAGCTGGTCGCTCTATTAGATTAACTATGGGACGGCTAACTGGCAAAAAAGAAATAATTAAAATAGTGGCTGTTTTAAAAAGATTACAAAGACTAAAAAGCAACCATAGTACAAAATAA
- the mraY gene encoding phospho-N-acetylmuramoyl-pentapeptide-transferase — translation MESLIIKILFLSSLAFIFAMAWTPLLTNFLYKYKLGKTIRNSGATPIFSKLHAAKSGTPTMGGVLIWGTVLAFAVFFYIFGYKLNWPWVNQFNFLSRAETWLPLGVLISSAVVGLLDDWLDVRGKGAKGGGGITVGKRLMLYTAIALVGAAWFYFKLERDTFHIPFHGDFHLGIWYILAFVFVIVGTAFSVNQTDGLDGLAGGVLLISFASYAVISFINGAYNLATLCAIIVGALLAFLWFNITPARFYMGDTGSMGLGITLGVIAMLTNTALILAVIGSIFVLEAVTTIIQVVSKRTRGKKVFLSAPIHHHFEAKGWSEAKIVMRFWVIAGVSAAVGLVIFLLDKMHV, via the coding sequence ATGGAAAGTCTGATTATTAAAATACTTTTTCTCTCAAGCTTGGCTTTTATTTTTGCCATGGCTTGGACTCCTTTGTTAACTAATTTTTTATATAAATACAAGCTAGGTAAAACCATTCGTAATTCCGGTGCCACACCGATCTTTTCCAAACTTCATGCCGCTAAAAGCGGTACCCCAACCATGGGCGGTGTCTTAATCTGGGGTACTGTACTAGCTTTTGCGGTTTTCTTTTATATCTTTGGTTATAAGCTAAACTGGCCATGGGTTAACCAATTTAATTTTCTTTCTAGAGCCGAAACCTGGTTACCTTTGGGAGTCTTAATTTCCTCAGCTGTAGTTGGCTTACTGGATGATTGGCTTGATGTACGGGGTAAGGGAGCTAAGGGCGGCGGAGGTATTACAGTTGGGAAAAGACTTATGCTCTATACGGCCATTGCCTTAGTGGGGGCGGCTTGGTTTTATTTTAAGCTAGAAAGAGACACTTTTCATATACCTTTTCATGGAGATTTTCATTTAGGCATTTGGTATATCTTAGCCTTTGTTTTTGTTATTGTTGGTACGGCTTTTTCGGTTAATCAGACAGATGGTCTTGATGGTCTAGCCGGGGGTGTGCTTTTGATCAGCTTTGCTTCTTACGCGGTTATTTCTTTTATTAATGGCGCGTATAACCTAGCTACCCTTTGTGCTATTATCGTGGGAGCACTTTTAGCTTTCTTGTGGTTTAATATCACTCCAGCCAGATTCTATATGGGGGACACGGGTTCCATGGGTCTGGGTATTACGCTTGGGGTCATAGCCATGTTAACCAATACAGCCCTAATCTTAGCAGTTATAGGGTCAATTTTTGTCTTAGAAGCTGTTACTACCATAATTCAAGTGGTCTCCAAAAGGACCAGAGGTAAAAAAGTCTTCTTGTCAGCTCCAATTCATCATCATTTTGAAGCTAAAGGCTGGTCTGAGGCTAAGATAGTTATGCGTTTTTGGGTAATTGCCGGTGTATCTGCAGCCGTTGGTCTGGTTATTTTCTTATTGGATAAGATGCATGTATAA
- the ftsW gene encoding putative lipid II flippase FtsW, which translates to MLKKLLRITQKFLWPAKHQADRGLVVTTIILVVFGLIMLASASVIAGFQAHGDGYYYFKNQLPWAIIGLLLFFALLNLDYHKLEKWALFLMLPTFVLLLLVFVPGIGKEVNGSKAWISIFGYSLQPAEFAKITFLIYLAALFKNAEVAAKKFWSFFTIFAAVALLILLQPDPGTLIILTATSFVVYLIGGGRLKYFLGALGIALLGLVMLITLPMLFNKNESGPAKGAYRIERIRCFMDHGYAPEGACYQVNQSVIAVGSGGILGRGLGESRQKFLYIPEVQNDFIFAIIAEEVGFVFSLILLILFAWLFYRGYKIAQNASDNFGKTLAFGIVFWLAFQTIVNIGGIMRILPLTGVPLPLISAGGSALVASLVALGILASISRFGKNSTNGRANSFIMNHKNKTDR; encoded by the coding sequence ATGCTTAAAAAGCTTTTAAGAATCACCCAAAAATTCCTTTGGCCCGCCAAGCATCAGGCGGACAGGGGATTGGTTGTTACTACTATTATTTTAGTGGTTTTTGGTTTGATTATGTTAGCTAGCGCCTCGGTGATTGCCGGTTTTCAAGCACATGGTGATGGTTATTATTATTTTAAGAATCAATTACCTTGGGCCATTATCGGTTTACTTCTTTTTTTCGCTTTACTTAACCTTGATTATCATAAGCTGGAAAAATGGGCTCTTTTCTTAATGCTTCCAACCTTTGTTTTACTGCTACTGGTTTTTGTACCCGGTATTGGTAAAGAAGTTAATGGTTCCAAAGCTTGGATCTCAATTTTTGGCTATTCTCTGCAACCGGCTGAATTCGCCAAGATTACTTTTTTAATTTATCTGGCTGCTTTGTTTAAAAATGCCGAAGTTGCTGCTAAAAAGTTTTGGTCTTTTTTTACCATCTTTGCGGCAGTTGCCCTTCTGATTCTTTTACAACCAGATCCAGGTACTTTAATAATTCTAACAGCCACTTCTTTTGTCGTTTATTTAATAGGTGGTGGTCGCTTAAAATATTTTCTTGGAGCTTTGGGTATAGCTTTGCTAGGCTTGGTTATGTTGATCACCTTACCTATGCTGTTTAATAAGAATGAAAGTGGTCCAGCTAAGGGTGCTTATCGGATAGAAAGAATTCGCTGTTTTATGGATCATGGATATGCTCCGGAAGGAGCTTGTTATCAGGTTAACCAATCGGTAATTGCCGTAGGCTCTGGTGGCATTTTGGGTCGAGGACTAGGGGAGAGTAGACAAAAATTTCTTTATATTCCGGAAGTGCAAAATGACTTTATTTTTGCTATTATTGCCGAAGAAGTGGGCTTTGTTTTTAGCCTAATATTACTAATTCTTTTTGCTTGGCTTTTTTATCGTGGCTATAAAATTGCCCAAAATGCTTCAGATAATTTTGGTAAAACCTTGGCTTTTGGTATTGTTTTCTGGCTAGCCTTCCAAACCATAGTTAATATTGGCGGTATTATGCGAATTTTACCCTTAACTGGTGTACCGCTGCCTTTAATCAGTGCCGGTGGTTCAGCTTTGGTTGCTTCCTTGGTTGCTTTGGGTATTTTGGCCAGTATAAGCAGGTTTGGAAAAAATAGCACTAATGGAAGAGCTAATAGCTTTATTATGAATCACAAGAATAAAACAGATAGATAA
- the gltX gene encoding glutamate--tRNA ligase, with product MNDKTLLNLKPYNSGKPRLRLAPSPTGFLHLGNFRTALFGYLLAKKWGGEFILRLEDTDRERLVEGSLESLLAVMSRCGLSFDESPKLGGPVAPYVQSERLELYKQVADYLLSQGKAYRCFCTSEELEAMRQEQAAKKLPPRYDRRYRETPEEEIKTKLEAGEPYVIRHKMPLEGEVVVKDELRGETTFKASELDDYVLLKSDGWPTYHLASVVDDYLMGITHVTRGVEWLPSLPKNVSLYRDLGWPEPIFIHLPLILNKEGGKLSKRQGDVFVEDFLNKGYLPEALINYTALLGWHPKEKREEGKGKGDDEIFSLKELEELFDLNGLGVSPAVFDLEKLDYYNGYYLRQIDLNDLLKRAEPFMEKLLNEDIANRTKIAEHKRRDEFIKKALELERSRLVRLDEIPEILTYLFLDEIVYETELLNWKNIEKAELKNNLTLVKNLLSGIDKQTWDLDNLNKAVIEKLKEDSLPLGPYLWPLRVSLSGKKASPGPLEIAFVLGKDETLDRLEKALARLS from the coding sequence ATGAACGATAAAACCTTACTTAATTTAAAACCATATAATTCCGGCAAACCTCGTCTGCGCTTGGCGCCTTCGCCAACCGGTTTTTTGCATTTGGGTAATTTCCGTACCGCTTTATTTGGTTATCTTTTAGCTAAAAAATGGGGTGGAGAATTTATCTTACGTCTTGAGGATACAGACAGGGAAAGATTAGTTGAGGGCTCACTTGAAAGTCTCTTGGCTGTAATGTCTCGTTGCGGCCTGTCTTTTGACGAAAGTCCTAAACTGGGAGGACCGGTTGCTCCGTATGTACAAAGCGAAAGACTAGAACTATATAAACAAGTGGCAGATTATTTACTTTCTCAAGGTAAAGCGTATCGTTGTTTTTGTACATCCGAAGAACTTGAAGCCATGCGCCAAGAACAAGCCGCCAAGAAACTACCACCCCGCTATGATCGGCGCTACAGAGAAACCCCTGAAGAAGAGATTAAGACTAAGCTAGAGGCAGGAGAACCCTATGTTATTAGGCATAAAATGCCCTTAGAAGGCGAAGTGGTCGTTAAAGATGAGCTTAGAGGTGAAACAACTTTTAAAGCCTCAGAACTGGATGATTATGTGCTTTTAAAGTCAGATGGTTGGCCAACTTATCATTTAGCTTCCGTAGTTGATGATTACTTAATGGGCATTACTCATGTCACTAGAGGAGTTGAATGGTTACCTTCTTTACCAAAGAATGTTTCATTATATCGTGATCTTGGTTGGCCAGAGCCTATCTTTATTCACCTACCGTTAATTTTAAATAAAGAAGGAGGAAAGTTAAGTAAAAGACAAGGTGATGTTTTTGTGGAAGACTTTCTAAATAAAGGTTATTTACCCGAGGCTTTAATTAATTACACCGCACTTTTAGGTTGGCACCCGAAAGAGAAAAGAGAAGAAGGAAAAGGTAAAGGTGATGATGAAATTTTTAGCTTAAAAGAGCTTGAAGAACTTTTTGATCTAAATGGCTTAGGTGTTAGTCCAGCTGTTTTTGATCTTGAGAAACTAGATTATTATAACGGATATTATCTAAGACAGATTGACTTAAACGACCTTCTTAAAAGAGCCGAGCCTTTTATGGAAAAACTTTTAAATGAAGATATTGCTAATCGTACTAAAATAGCCGAACATAAAAGGAGAGATGAGTTTATTAAAAAAGCCCTAGAGCTTGAAAGGTCTAGACTAGTAAGATTAGATGAAATACCCGAGATCCTTACTTATCTTTTTTTGGACGAAATTGTTTACGAAACAGAGCTTTTAAACTGGAAAAATATAGAAAAAGCAGAGCTTAAAAATAATTTAACTTTAGTTAAAAACCTTTTATCTGGTATTGATAAGCAAACATGGGATTTAGATAATTTAAACAAAGCGGTAATTGAAAAACTAAAAGAAGACAGCTTGCCTTTAGGTCCATATCTTTGGCCCCTAAGAGTTTCCTTATCCGGTAAAAAGGCCAGTCCAGGCCCCTTGGAAATAGCTTTTGTTTTGGGTAAAGACGAAACTTTAGATAGACTAGAAAAAGCTCTTGCAAGACTTTCTTAA
- a CDS encoding peptidoglycan DD-metalloendopeptidase family protein: MPSSLKKNLTLTRKTSLFALALVFFVSACHYGAGITKADESLEREIERINMDIRAGKNRLNSLTTEQAAYQAKLKEIQQNKNDLAGQLSLISTRLDQAKLEMEKTKINIDTTNLEIQKVNLEITEQDLKINNSRDKLAAALKILSQEGQKTQLEILLLNNYLTEYMNQVKYLENINDKITDNLNNLRFSKEQLESSQKELNAKKEELKKLQVQLQERQVLLAAESDTKNYLLDQTKSSEAEYQTLVAQAKREQQAAAADIANLERTMRQKIESRQKTSETPLTHSGFIWPVPSRVITAYFRDSTYPFRNIMEHSAIDIRAAQGTPVKAAGEGYIARARDAGMGYSYIMILHADGLATVYGHISRIQVKEDQYVSQGQVIGLSGGMPGTPGAGPMTTGPHLHFEVRKSGIPVDPLQYLSR, from the coding sequence ATGCCCTCTAGTCTTAAAAAAAATCTTACTTTAACTAGAAAAACCAGCCTTTTTGCTTTGGCCCTGGTGTTTTTTGTTAGCGCTTGTCATTACGGAGCTGGGATTACCAAGGCGGATGAATCATTAGAGCGAGAAATAGAGAGAATTAATATGGACATTAGGGCTGGTAAAAACCGCCTTAATTCCCTTACCACCGAACAGGCCGCCTACCAAGCAAAACTTAAAGAAATCCAACAAAATAAAAACGATTTAGCTGGTCAACTTAGTTTAATTTCCACTCGTCTTGATCAAGCTAAATTGGAAATGGAAAAAACCAAGATTAACATTGATACTACTAACTTGGAAATACAAAAAGTTAATTTGGAAATTACCGAACAAGATCTTAAAATTAATAACAGCCGAGATAAATTAGCCGCAGCCCTAAAGATTTTAAGCCAAGAAGGACAAAAAACCCAACTAGAAATTCTTTTATTAAACAACTACCTAACCGAGTACATGAATCAGGTAAAATACCTGGAAAATATTAATGACAAAATAACAGATAATTTAAACAACCTTCGTTTTTCTAAAGAGCAACTTGAAAGCAGCCAAAAAGAACTTAACGCTAAAAAAGAAGAGTTAAAGAAGCTACAAGTTCAACTCCAAGAAAGGCAAGTTCTTTTAGCAGCCGAATCTGACACCAAAAATTATTTACTTGATCAAACAAAATCATCAGAAGCCGAATATCAGACTTTAGTAGCCCAAGCTAAAAGAGAGCAACAAGCAGCTGCTGCTGACATTGCCAACTTAGAGCGAACCATGCGACAAAAAATAGAGTCAAGACAAAAAACCAGTGAAACTCCTTTAACTCACAGTGGTTTTATTTGGCCAGTACCAAGTCGTGTTATTACCGCCTACTTTAGAGATTCAACCTATCCTTTTCGTAATATCATGGAGCACTCGGCTATTGATATAAGGGCAGCCCAAGGTACGCCCGTTAAAGCGGCTGGTGAAGGCTACATAGCCAGAGCCCGCGATGCTGGTATGGGCTATAGTTATATCATGATTCTTCACGCCGATGGCCTAGCTACTGTTTACGGACATATTTCTCGTATTCAAGTTAAGGAAGATCAATATGTATCCCAAGGACAGGTAATTGGTTTATCTGGAGGTATGCCTGGTACACCGGGTGCCGGACCAATGACTACCGGACCACACTTGCACTTTGAAGTTCGTAAAAGCGGTATTCCAGTTGACCCATTGCAATATCTTTCAAGATAA
- a CDS encoding cation:proton antiporter translates to MIEAHLFSDSLFIELSLVIGIGVIMAVIMRLLRQPLIISHIITGLIVGPFILNVITAFDIFHLFSQIGIAILLFTVGLHLNPQIIKQFGKISLATGLGQVLFTALVGFLICLSLGFSPIAAVYVSIALAFSSTIIILKLISDKGEMESLYAKISVGFLLVQDIIALILLFSIPIIASEGSSYTGLAIMFAKGIGLAILAWVVANRVLKPLNKFLSGSQELLFLFSLSWGFIVAAVFLMFGFSLETGALIAGVSLATLPSREEISARLMPLRDFFIVVFFIMLGAQMVLTGLWQTIPIALILSLFVLIGNPIILMIIMGRFGYKKSTSFKTGLTVAQISEFSLILVALGLTYGHIDTAIMSTVTLIALITIFFSTYMIMYSDNLYNYLEKWLSIFEKKQTKEKEPKNKKYPIVLFGCNRIGHDFVENFRHSKKKFMIVDYDPEAIESFSSLNIACEYGDAGDINFLESLELKAIELAVSTIPVLATNKLLTEVIRKKNKKAVIMMVAHSIQDAIELYDKGVDYVVLPHFLGGRHAADIVLKLGNNRRKFSSLKNKHLDYLQKKLSLGHDHPMIR, encoded by the coding sequence ATGATAGAAGCTCATCTTTTTAGCGATTCGCTGTTTATCGAATTAAGTCTAGTTATCGGCATAGGCGTAATTATGGCGGTTATTATGCGCCTCTTGCGTCAGCCTTTAATTATTAGCCATATTATTACTGGTCTAATTGTCGGTCCTTTTATTTTAAACGTTATTACGGCTTTTGATATTTTTCATCTTTTTAGCCAAATAGGTATCGCTATTTTACTCTTTACCGTTGGCCTACATCTTAATCCACAAATCATTAAGCAATTCGGTAAAATATCACTAGCTACCGGCCTTGGGCAAGTTCTTTTTACCGCCTTGGTCGGTTTTTTAATTTGTCTTTCTCTGGGCTTTTCACCCATAGCGGCAGTTTATGTTTCAATCGCCCTGGCGTTTTCCAGTACCATCATAATCCTTAAACTTATCTCAGATAAAGGAGAGATGGAATCTTTATATGCCAAGATTTCAGTGGGTTTTCTTTTAGTACAAGACATCATTGCCCTAATCCTACTTTTCTCTATACCAATTATCGCCTCAGAAGGCTCTTCTTATACTGGTCTCGCGATAATGTTTGCCAAAGGTATTGGTTTGGCGATTTTAGCTTGGGTGGTAGCTAATCGGGTACTTAAGCCGCTTAATAAGTTCTTATCTGGCTCGCAAGAGTTACTTTTTCTTTTTTCTTTAAGCTGGGGTTTTATTGTAGCCGCCGTCTTTTTAATGTTCGGCTTTTCTTTGGAAACCGGTGCTCTAATCGCCGGTGTCTCCTTAGCTACACTACCATCGCGTGAAGAAATCTCTGCTCGTTTAATGCCTCTACGTGATTTTTTTATTGTAGTATTTTTCATTATGCTAGGCGCGCAAATGGTCTTAACCGGTCTTTGGCAAACCATTCCCATAGCCCTGATTCTATCGCTCTTTGTCTTAATCGGTAATCCAATAATCTTAATGATCATTATGGGACGTTTTGGCTACAAAAAAAGCACCTCCTTTAAAACCGGTTTAACCGTAGCCCAAATTAGTGAGTTCTCTTTAATATTGGTGGCCCTTGGCTTAACCTATGGTCATATTGACACCGCTATTATGTCAACAGTCACTCTAATTGCCTTAATAACCATCTTTTTCTCTACCTACATGATTATGTATTCAGATAATCTATATAATTATCTAGAAAAATGGTTATCTATCTTTGAAAAAAAACAGACCAAGGAAAAAGAGCCGAAGAATAAGAAATACCCAATTGTCTTATTTGGTTGTAATAGAATAGGTCATGACTTTGTAGAGAATTTCAGACACTCCAAAAAGAAGTTTATGATAGTAGACTATGATCCAGAGGCTATTGAAAGCTTTTCTTCGCTAAATATTGCTTGTGAATACGGTGACGCTGGAGACATTAACTTTCTTGAATCTTTAGAATTAAAAGCCATAGAACTAGCGGTTTCAACTATCCCGGTTTTGGCTACTAATAAGCTCCTAACCGAGGTAATAAGAAAAAAGAATAAAAAGGCAGTAATTATGATGGTGGCTCACAGTATCCAAGATGCCATTGAATTATATGACAAGGGTGTGGATTACGTGGTTTTACCTCATTTTCTAGGTGGTAGACACGCAGCAGATATTGTTCTTAAACTAGGCAATAACCGAAGAAAATTCTCCTCTCTTAAGAATAAGCATTTAGATTATTTACAGAAAAAACTCTCCCTAGGACACGATCACCCGATGATTAGATAA
- a CDS encoding C39 family peptidase: MKQRQKTTILIFGPFFLVILILFFYFWDNLKNTEDRKGIKDTREDNYNSQEEANRESEFNENENTEGDREEDKNESESKESGDNKKEGGEMENERDINKEENKQDNLKEGSTPPLKDLPQIAQIDHLVPFTPQAPLGEWSDPRQQDGCEEASALMAMAWVRGESLTLSQAKDKIIKIADYQQTKYGEHRDVSLNDILERIFKDYFSYNKVSLKNITGKEGIIEELAKEKVVLVPLNGQKLGNPYFSPPGPLRHMLVIRGYDKNTDEFITNDPGTRRGEGYRYKTAVIMEAITVYPTGYKEPIVDFSKKILAVEK, from the coding sequence ATGAAACAAAGACAAAAAACTACAATCTTAATCTTCGGGCCTTTCTTCTTAGTGATCCTTATTTTGTTTTTCTATTTTTGGGATAATTTAAAAAACACCGAAGATAGAAAAGGTATAAAAGATACAAGAGAAGATAATTACAATAGCCAAGAAGAGGCTAATAGAGAAAGCGAATTTAATGAGAATGAAAATACTGAAGGAGATAGAGAAGAAGATAAAAATGAATCTGAGAGTAAAGAAAGCGGTGATAACAAGAAAGAAGGAGGAGAAATGGAAAATGAAAGAGATATTAATAAAGAAGAGAATAAACAAGACAACTTAAAAGAAGGGTCCACCCCACCTTTAAAAGATTTGCCCCAAATAGCTCAGATAGATCATTTAGTGCCCTTTACACCCCAAGCTCCTTTAGGAGAGTGGAGTGACCCAAGACAACAAGATGGTTGCGAAGAAGCTTCAGCTTTAATGGCTATGGCTTGGGTTAGGGGAGAGAGCCTTACTTTATCTCAAGCTAAGGATAAAATAATAAAAATAGCGGACTACCAACAAACTAAATACGGAGAACATAGAGATGTTAGTTTAAATGATATACTGGAAAGAATTTTTAAAGATTATTTTTCTTATAATAAAGTAAGTTTAAAAAATATTACAGGTAAAGAGGGGATTATTGAAGAATTAGCTAAAGAAAAAGTCGTTCTTGTACCCTTAAATGGACAAAAATTAGGTAATCCCTATTTCTCACCTCCTGGGCCCCTTCGACATATGTTAGTAATTAGAGGTTATGATAAAAACACCGATGAGTTTATCACTAACGATCCTGGTACAAGAAGAGGAGAAGGTTATAGGTATAAGACTGCGGTTATTATGGAAGCTATAACTGTTTACCCAACGGGCTATAAAGAGCCAATTGTTGACTTTAGTAAAAAGATTTTAGCTGTGGAAAAGTAA
- a CDS encoding DUF305 domain-containing protein, whose amino-acid sequence MPPKKTVRRKKTVEPKIETKKDNLRPESSDRLLSTLSNCHKDSCALCVILRGAMIVFLSLFIYWLGLVYGVITAQNSQTVKDLYILTPEMHKVVTDKQNKKMSQGMSESSMEQMIGDMMTELENKQGTEFDQEFMIQMTIHHEGAVKMAQMALDRSSDPQVRELALRIIESQSSEILEMRSWQPQILE is encoded by the coding sequence ATGCCTCCAAAGAAAACTGTTCGCCGTAAAAAAACGGTTGAACCAAAAATTGAAACAAAAAAAGATAATCTAAGACCAGAAAGCTCAGATCGTCTTTTGTCCACTTTATCCAATTGTCATAAAGACTCCTGCGCTCTTTGCGTGATCTTACGAGGAGCTATGATTGTCTTTTTGTCTTTATTTATCTACTGGCTTGGGTTAGTCTACGGAGTTATTACCGCCCAAAATAGTCAAACAGTTAAAGATCTGTATATCTTAACTCCCGAAATGCATAAAGTAGTTACCGATAAGCAGAATAAAAAGATGAGCCAAGGCATGTCCGAATCATCTATGGAACAAATGATAGGAGATATGATGACTGAATTAGAAAATAAACAAGGCACCGAGTTTGATCAAGAGTTTATGATCCAAATGACCATTCATCACGAAGGAGCTGTTAAAATGGCTCAAATGGCTCTTGATAGATCTTCTGATCCCCAGGTTAGGGAACTGGCTTTAAGGATTATTGAGTCACAAAGTTCTGAGATTCTTGAAATGCGTTCTTGGCAACCTCAGATCTTAGAATAA
- a CDS encoding DUF1761 domain-containing protein, whose protein sequence is MDIVNIFSQLNYGLVIIAALIHYGLGWLWYSDKMFAKEWIQDNGFSGHELKNMGDHKTMLMGFVAQFVLVASLAALIGPASTLKAGVNTALFVSIGIIAATALMNHVYSLKPWRLYLINTGFSVAALVIAGAIIGMWG, encoded by the coding sequence ATGGATATAGTAAATATTTTCAGTCAATTAAATTATGGTTTGGTTATAATTGCCGCCTTGATTCATTATGGTTTGGGTTGGCTCTGGTATTCAGATAAAATGTTTGCCAAAGAATGGATCCAAGATAACGGTTTTAGTGGGCATGAATTAAAGAATATGGGGGATCATAAAACAATGCTCATGGGCTTTGTGGCTCAATTTGTTTTAGTAGCATCCTTAGCTGCCCTTATAGGACCAGCATCAACCCTTAAAGCAGGTGTTAATACAGCACTGTTTGTTTCAATAGGTATTATTGCCGCCACAGCGTTAATGAACCATGTCTATAGTCTAAAACCCTGGAGACTCTACTTAATTAATACCGGTTTTAGTGTAGCCGCATTGGTTATAGCTGGTGCAATAATCGGAATGTGGGGATAG